A single genomic interval of Mangifera indica cultivar Alphonso chromosome 5, CATAS_Mindica_2.1, whole genome shotgun sequence harbors:
- the LOC123217118 gene encoding F-box/kelch-repeat protein SKIP4 isoform X1 translates to MILLLIKIRLWECFGYYIAMDHLKSGSQDEETQRPLICGLPDDIALFCLARVPRKYHTILKCVSRGWRDLVCSEEWRAYRRKHNLDETWIYALCQDNKLERVSCYVLDPNSARRSWKLLHDFPPPILRTRKGIGFEVLGNNLYLLGGCGWSQDATREVYCYDPSRNSWSNAASLSTARCYFACEILDEKIYSIGGLGSKSSDAHSWEVYEPCTNNWKLHTNPNVVPEIEDSFVMDGKIYIRRGTSAVTSEVYALVYEPSSCTWQHADADMASGWRGPAVVVDETLYVLDQSSGTRLMMWHKDSREWAPVGRLSALLTRPPCQLVAIGNNIFAVGKGCSTVVIDVGNTGNVGGVMVSSSIPKVNDTDDVIRCKCLAI, encoded by the exons atgattcttttattaataaaaattaggcTTTGGGAGTGCTTTGGTTATTATATTGCCATGGATCATTTAAAAAGTGGATCGCAAGATGAAGAAACACAACGGCCATTGATATGTGGGCTTCCAGACGATATTGCACTTTTCTGCTTAGCGAGAGTTCCTAGAAAGTATCATACAATACTAAAGTGTGTTTCCAGGGGATGGAGAGACTTAGTATGCAGTGAAGAATGGCGTGCTTATCGTAGAAAGCACAATTTGGATGAGACTTGGATTTATGCTTTGTGTCAAGACAATAAGCTTGAGAGGGTTAGTTGTTATGTATTGGACCCCAACTCTGCTAGAAGGAGTTGGAAGCTCCTTCATGATTTTCCACCTCCCATCTTGAGGACAAGAAAAGGCATCGGTTTTGAGGTCTTGGGAAATAATCTTTATTTACTGGGTGGCTGTGGTTGGTCTCAGGATGCCACTAGGGAGGTCTACTGCTATGACCCTTCGAGGAACTCATGGTCTAATGCTGCCTCCTTGTCAACTGCAAG GTGCTACTTTGCTTGTGAAATTCTAGATGAGAAAATTTATTCCATTGGGGGATTAGGTTCAAAATCAAGTGACGCACATTCTTGGGAAGTTTATGAGCCTTGCACAAACAACTGGAAGTTGCACACAAATCCAAATGTTGTTCCGGAAATTGAAGATTCGTTTGTCATGGATGGGAAGATTTATATCCGCCGTGGTACATCTGCTGTAACTTCTGAGGTTTATGCATTAGTTTATGAGCCATCGAGCTGCACCTGGCAGCATGCAGATGCTGACATGGCTTCAGGATGGCGGGGTCCTGCAGTTGTTGTAGATGAAACCCTTTATGTGTTGGATCAGAGTTCAGGGACGCGATTGATGATGTGGCACAAAGACAGTAGAGAGTGGGCACCAGTTGGGAGGCTATCCGCCCTATTAACAAGACCACCTTGCCAGCTTGTTGCCATTGGAAACAACATATTTGCTGTAGGGAAAGGGTGTAGCACGGTGGTAATTGATGTTGGCAACACAGGGAATGTTGGAGGGGTTATGGTGAGTTCCTCTATTCCTAAAGTGAATGATACTGATGATGTTATTAGATGTAAATGTTTAGCTATATGA
- the LOC123217118 gene encoding F-box/kelch-repeat protein SKIP4 isoform X2 yields the protein MDHLKSGSQDEETQRPLICGLPDDIALFCLARVPRKYHTILKCVSRGWRDLVCSEEWRAYRRKHNLDETWIYALCQDNKLERVSCYVLDPNSARRSWKLLHDFPPPILRTRKGIGFEVLGNNLYLLGGCGWSQDATREVYCYDPSRNSWSNAASLSTARCYFACEILDEKIYSIGGLGSKSSDAHSWEVYEPCTNNWKLHTNPNVVPEIEDSFVMDGKIYIRRGTSAVTSEVYALVYEPSSCTWQHADADMASGWRGPAVVVDETLYVLDQSSGTRLMMWHKDSREWAPVGRLSALLTRPPCQLVAIGNNIFAVGKGCSTVVIDVGNTGNVGGVMVSSSIPKVNDTDDVIRCKCLAI from the exons ATGGATCATTTAAAAAGTGGATCGCAAGATGAAGAAACACAACGGCCATTGATATGTGGGCTTCCAGACGATATTGCACTTTTCTGCTTAGCGAGAGTTCCTAGAAAGTATCATACAATACTAAAGTGTGTTTCCAGGGGATGGAGAGACTTAGTATGCAGTGAAGAATGGCGTGCTTATCGTAGAAAGCACAATTTGGATGAGACTTGGATTTATGCTTTGTGTCAAGACAATAAGCTTGAGAGGGTTAGTTGTTATGTATTGGACCCCAACTCTGCTAGAAGGAGTTGGAAGCTCCTTCATGATTTTCCACCTCCCATCTTGAGGACAAGAAAAGGCATCGGTTTTGAGGTCTTGGGAAATAATCTTTATTTACTGGGTGGCTGTGGTTGGTCTCAGGATGCCACTAGGGAGGTCTACTGCTATGACCCTTCGAGGAACTCATGGTCTAATGCTGCCTCCTTGTCAACTGCAAG GTGCTACTTTGCTTGTGAAATTCTAGATGAGAAAATTTATTCCATTGGGGGATTAGGTTCAAAATCAAGTGACGCACATTCTTGGGAAGTTTATGAGCCTTGCACAAACAACTGGAAGTTGCACACAAATCCAAATGTTGTTCCGGAAATTGAAGATTCGTTTGTCATGGATGGGAAGATTTATATCCGCCGTGGTACATCTGCTGTAACTTCTGAGGTTTATGCATTAGTTTATGAGCCATCGAGCTGCACCTGGCAGCATGCAGATGCTGACATGGCTTCAGGATGGCGGGGTCCTGCAGTTGTTGTAGATGAAACCCTTTATGTGTTGGATCAGAGTTCAGGGACGCGATTGATGATGTGGCACAAAGACAGTAGAGAGTGGGCACCAGTTGGGAGGCTATCCGCCCTATTAACAAGACCACCTTGCCAGCTTGTTGCCATTGGAAACAACATATTTGCTGTAGGGAAAGGGTGTAGCACGGTGGTAATTGATGTTGGCAACACAGGGAATGTTGGAGGGGTTATGGTGAGTTCCTCTATTCCTAAAGTGAATGATACTGATGATGTTATTAGATGTAAATGTTTAGCTATATGA